The DNA segment TAATAGGTACACGTACACACGCACAcaatcttctctctctctctctttccatcgTAGCGCGCGTGTATGTGTTTCGCGTGCTCTTTTTCCCTGGCACTCTCTCTCCCTGTCGCTCGACACGAACTAAACGTATTCACTCGAGCGCAGAGTGTGCGTTCTCACTCGCTCCGCGTATGTCATGGGCGCACGGTGGTCGCCGCCGCTGTGGTACCGGATCTCTATGCCGATCCGACGTGCTGGACGTGGTGGAGCCCCAGCAACGTCTGACTCGTTTGCGTCGAGGAACGGAGCAACAACGGTAACGGTGACGGTGACGGTGACAGCAACAACTGAGAAATCGCCGGTGTCCTCGTGCACGTCGCGGGACGTGGTCCTCGCTCGCGGTCACGGTGGCGCGACGATTCTGAGCTCCTTGCCGGGCACGGGACGACGGTGCTCGTGGTGCTGCCGTTGGTACACGTCTTCGTCCTCGTTCCTCACCGCCCCGTCTTATACGTCGCGGCGATTCTTCTATCGTTCGTACAGGCCGCGGTCCTCTCGTATCCTTGGTGTTCGCGACGCGACACGATCCGCGACTGGTCTTCCGCTCAGTGACAGCCCGTGGACGACGACGGTAGCGTGAGACGCGAACGGCTAACGGCGACAGAAGGGAGATACGGAGACAGAGACAGAAACacggagaaagaaagagagatagagagagagagagagagaggggtaaaAAGGAAGGAGAGACACAAGAGAACGACGACGTGGTGCGATAAACCGCGCGCGCGACTCGATACAGAATCGTATTACTCGGCGCGCGGTGGTGCGAATTATCCAGTTATTAATAATATCATTGAATCCGTTTGATAGTTACGTGGTAGCTGACGCGGTCAGATCGAGGAAGGGAGAGAAAGGAACATCTATCGAGAGAAAACGCGCGAGTGCTGTGAAAAACGGTTACGTTGTCCCTGTACCCCGGGGTGTCTGTTAGGATATCGGGTAGAGAAACCGCGGGATCGGCACAACAGAAGCGACGCAACGAGAGACAGAGACGAGAGTGGTGCGTTGTGCACGCGGTGTGCCCGAGCACGGGAGAGCGAGTGCGCGGCCACCCGAACTAGATGTGCGTAAATGGAAGGTATAGGGGACATAGCCGATCATCAATCGCATAGCGAGCAATTACTGGACTCGGTCGATTCCCCGGCGGCGGTCTCTACGCATGGCCGGGGAACCGGTGGGGGTGGCTCGAATGGGAACTGTCCAGGTGGAGGAGGAAACGGGGGCGGTGGAGGTAGTAACAGCGGTGGTAGAGGGACGGTGGTCGGTGGGGGTAGGCATCACCATCATCACCATCACCATCACCACCATCATCACcatcaacagcaacaacaacaacaacaacaacaacagcatcaACATCATcatcaacaacaacaacatcaGGGAGGAACGTCGCATCATCTgcaccatcatcatcatcaacagcaacagcaacatcatcatcatcatcatcatcatcaacagcagcagcagcagctccACCATCAGCAACATCACGAAGGTAGCGGTGAAAGTACGGGAGGTAGACACATTATCGGTGGAAGTGGTGGTAACGGTGGAGGTGGTAGCGCAGAGGGTATGTCGTCTTCCGCGTCGCAAAGCCCCGACATCGCGTGCGCGAGCTTGCCGCTGGAACTACTGGCGGCTGGCGCGCTCGGCGTCAAGGAGGAGCGAGAGCTCGCCGCCGCGGAGGATCTGTCGTCGTCCCAGGAGCCAACCGGTGGCAGTAGCGGCAGTAACGGGGCCGCCGCCGGTGGTAACAACAGTAACAACAGCAACAGTGGCGTCGTtggcggtggtggcggtggtAACGGTGGCGGTAACATTGGAGGCGGCAACAGTAGTGGTGGTAGTGGTAGTGGTGGTAgtagtggtggtggtggcggcggcggcggtggtggttgCGGCGGTGGTGGTAGCAGCGgtggtagcagcagcagcagcagcacgaGCAGCACTAGCAGCGGGAGCAGTGGCGGCAGCGGCGGAGGCGCCGTCGGTGGCGCCGGTGGTAGCACAGGCAACGgaaacggcggcggcggcggcggcggtagcGGCggtagcggcggcggcggcggcggcagcggcaGCAGTGGTAgcagcggcggtggcggcggtggcggcggtagTGGCGGTGGtagtggtggtggtggaggtGGTGGTAGTAGACAGAACGCGAGGGAGTCCCTGTCGGTGATCGTGCCACCTCAGGACGTGGACGTGGACTCGCGCGACGCCGACTCGGAGCTTCTCAGTCCGGGCAAGCTAACGCCGACGTCGGGGATAAGCGTCTCGGTCGCGAGTATGATCGACGCGACGGACTTCAGGGCGATGCAGCCGGAGCCTACCTATCAGACGCTGACCTCGGTCGCGGAGAGGATGTCGCCGCCCGGTTTCAGTCCCGGCTCGTCTTACGCGACCCTGACGCCGTTACAGCCGTTACCGCCGATCTCGACGATGAGCGACAAGTTTGTGTACAGTGCACACACGGCCGGCGGTGTCACCGGGAGTTTCGCGGTGATGCAAAACAACGGCCTCGGTAACATCGGCCTCGGTATGGGCAGTTCGCCGTACGCGTACGACAAATTGCCCTCGATGGGCATGTCGCCGCCGCACAATTATCCTTCGCCGGGCGCGGGCCTTCAGCCGAGTCCTTTGTCGCCGCAGAGCGCCTACAGCCAGAGCGGTTTGAACTCGCCGCACAAGTCCGCCAGCCCACACTACGATCCGGCGTTCCTCCCGAGGTTGCAACAGAGCCCGGCGGCGTTGAGCCCATCCTCGCCGCCAGCCGTCTCGGCGACGGCGAGTTTCGCGCCTTCTCATCATTCACCGCCCACGCATTCGGTGCCCGCTGCCTCGCCACCACCGATGCAGACCCAGctacagcaacagcaacaacagcagcagcagcaacagcaacagcagcagcaacagtcgATGCCGCAGCAGACGATATCGCACACCCAGCACGTGCAGCACACGTCGGTCGTGATGAAGACGGTCTCGTCGGCGGGCAACGGGGCCGGCGAGGTCGAGGAGATCAACACCAAGGAGCTCGCGCAGAGGATCAGCGCCGAGTTGAAGAGGTACAGCATACCGCAGGCGATATTCGCCCAGAGGGTACTCTGCCGTAGCCAGGGCACGCTCAGCGATCTACTGCGCAATCCGAAGCCCTGGT comes from the Xylocopa sonorina isolate GNS202 chromosome 1, iyXylSono1_principal, whole genome shotgun sequence genome and includes:
- the LOC143426267 gene encoding uncharacterized protein LOC143426267 isoform X4 is translated as MEGIGDIADHQSHSEQLLDSVDSPAAVSTHGRGTGGGGSNGNCPGGGGNGGGGGSNSGGRGTVVGGGRHHHHHHHHHHHHHHQQQQQQQQQQQHQHHHQQQQHQGGTSHHLHHHHHQQQQQHHHHHHHHQQQQQQLHHQQHHEGSGESTGGRHIIGGSGGNGGGGSAEGMSSSASQSPDIACASLPLELLAAGALGVKEERELAAAEDLSSSQEPTGGSSGSNGAAAGGNNSNNSNSGVVGGGGGGNGGGNIGGGNSSGGSGSGGSSGGGGGGGGGGCGGGGSSGGSSSSSSTSSTSSGSSGGSGGGAVGGAGGSTGNGNGGGGGGGSGGSGGGGGGSGSSGSSGGGGGGGGSGGGSGGGGGGGSRQNARESLSVIVPPQDVDVDSRDADSELLSPGKLTPTSGISVSVASMIDATDFRAMQPEPTYQTLTSVAERMSPPGFSPGSSYATLTPLQPLPPISTMSDKFVYSAHTAGGVTGSFAVMQNNGLGNIGLGMGSSPYAYDKLPSMGMSPPHNYPSPGAGLQPSPLSPQSAYSQSGLNSPHKSASPHYDPAFLPRLQQSPAALSPSSPPAVSATASFAPSHHSPPTHSVPAASPPPMQTQLQQQQQQQQQQQQQQQQQSMPQQTISHTQHVQHTSVVMKTVSSAGNGAGEVEEINTKELAQRISAELKRYSIPQAIFAQRVLCRSQGTLSDLLRNPKPWSKLKSGRETFRRMWKWLQEPEFQRMSALRLADYQMRNVNVRSVNSKRRKTPSSSCFCTDSTTRNMQEERRDGEPGRTPTARPQETAPGFHRPSAPYSTGYF
- the LOC143426267 gene encoding uncharacterized protein LOC143426267 isoform X3, which translates into the protein MEGIGDIADHQSHSEQLLDSVDSPAAVSTHGRGTGGGGSNGNCPGGGGNGGGGGSNSGGRGTVVGGGRHHHHHHHHHHHHHHQQQQQQQQQQQHQHHHQQQQHQGGTSHHLHHHHHQQQQQHHHHHHHHQQQQQQLHHQQHHEGSGESTGGRHIIGGSGGNGGGGSAEGMSSSASQSPDIACASLPLELLAAGALGVKEERELAAAEDLSSSQEPTGGSSGSNGAAAGGNNSNNSNSGVVGGGGGGNGGGNIGGGNSSGGSGSGGSSGGGGGGGGGGCGGGGSSGGSSSSSSTSSTSSGSSGGSGGGAVGGAGGSTGNGNGGGGGGGSGGSGGGGGGSGSSGSSGGGGGGGGSGGGSGGGGGGGSRQNARESLSVIVPPQDVDVDSRDADSELLSPGKLTPTSGISVSVASMIDATDFRAMQPEPTYQTLTSVAERMSPPGFSPGSSYATLTPLQPLPPISTMSDKFVYSAHTAGGVTGSFAVMQNNGLGNIGLGMGSSPYAYDKLPSMGMSPPHNYPSPGAGLQPSPLSPQSAYSQSGLNSPHKSASPHYDPAFLPRLQQSPAALSPSSPPAVSATASFAPSHHSPPTHSVPAASPPPMQTQLQQQQQQQQQQQQQQQQQSMPQQTISHTQHVQHTSVVMKTVSSAGNGAGEVEEINTKELAQRISAELKRYSIPQAIFAQRVLCRSQGTLSDLLRNPKPWSKLKSGRETFRRMWKWLQEPEFQRMSALRLAALSNCSESGGEPEAMLDIHHPGTGLESHHQQFHNSYDYQMRNVNVRSVNSKRRKTPSSSCFCTDSTTRNMQEERRDGEPGRTPTARPQETAPGFHRPSAPYSTGYF
- the LOC143426267 gene encoding uncharacterized protein LOC143426267 isoform X2, whose protein sequence is MEGIGDIADHQSHSEQLLDSVDSPAAVSTHGRGTGGGGSNGNCPGGGGNGGGGGSNSGGRGTVVGGGRHHHHHHHHHHHHHHQQQQQQQQQQQHQHHHQQQQHQGGTSHHLHHHHHQQQQQHHHHHHHHQQQQQQLHHQQHHEGSGESTGGRHIIGGSGGNGGGGSAEGMSSSASQSPDIACASLPLELLAAGALGVKEERELAAAEDLSSSQEPTGGSSGSNGAAAGGNNSNNSNSGVVGGGGGGNGGGNIGGGNSSGGSGSGGSSGGGGGGGGGGCGGGGSSGGSSSSSSTSSTSSGSSGGSGGGAVGGAGGSTGNGNGGGGGGGSGGSGGGGGGSGSSGSSGGGGGGGGSGGGSGGGGGGGSRQNARESLSVIVPPQDVDVDSRDADSELLSPGKLTPTSGISVSVASMIDATDFRAMQPEPTYQTLTSVAERMSPPGFSPGSSYATLTPLQPLPPISTMSDKFVYSAHTAGGVTGSFAVMQNNGLGNIGLGMGSSPYAYDKLPSMGMSPPHNYPSPGAGLQPSPLSPQSAYSQSGLNSPHKSASPHYDPAFLPRLQQSPAALSPSSPPAVSATASFAPSHHSPPTHSVPAASPPPMQTQLQQQQQQQQQQQQQQQQQSMPQQTISHTQHVQHTSVVMKTVSSAGNGAGEVEEINTKELAQRISAELKRYSIPQAIFAQRVLCRSQGTLSDLLRNPKPWSKLKSGRETFRRMWKWLQEPEFQRMSALRLAAAQIPQRGTCKRKDEMASQAEHQQPAPKKPRLVFTDLQRRTLQAIFKETKRPSKEMQVTIARQLGLEPTTVGNFFMNARRRSMDKWKDEDPKTVAVEEGQLSPTIGIGQRQPSDVL
- the LOC143426267 gene encoding uncharacterized protein LOC143426267 isoform X1, which translates into the protein MEGIGDIADHQSHSEQLLDSVDSPAAVSTHGRGTGGGGSNGNCPGGGGNGGGGGSNSGGRGTVVGGGRHHHHHHHHHHHHHHQQQQQQQQQQQHQHHHQQQQHQGGTSHHLHHHHHQQQQQHHHHHHHHQQQQQQLHHQQHHEGSGESTGGRHIIGGSGGNGGGGSAEGMSSSASQSPDIACASLPLELLAAGALGVKEERELAAAEDLSSSQEPTGGSSGSNGAAAGGNNSNNSNSGVVGGGGGGNGGGNIGGGNSSGGSGSGGSSGGGGGGGGGGCGGGGSSGGSSSSSSTSSTSSGSSGGSGGGAVGGAGGSTGNGNGGGGGGGSGGSGGGGGGSGSSGSSGGGGGGGGSGGGSGGGGGGGSRQNARESLSVIVPPQDVDVDSRDADSELLSPGKLTPTSGISVSVASMIDATDFRAMQPEPTYQTLTSVAERMSPPGFSPGSSYATLTPLQPLPPISTMSDKFVYSAHTAGGVTGSFAVMQNNGLGNIGLGMGSSPYAYDKLPSMGMSPPHNYPSPGAGLQPSPLSPQSAYSQSGLNSPHKSASPHYDPAFLPRLQQSPAALSPSSPPAVSATASFAPSHHSPPTHSVPAASPPPMQTQLQQQQQQQQQQQQQQQQQSMPQQTISHTQHVQHTSVVMKTVSSAGNGAGEVEEINTKELAQRISAELKRYSIPQAIFAQRVLCRSQGTLSDLLRNPKPWSKLKSGRETFRRMWKWLQEPEFQRMSALRLAALSNCSESGGEPEAMLDIHHPGTGLESHHQQFHNSYAAQIPQRGTCKRKDEMASQAEHQQPAPKKPRLVFTDLQRRTLQAIFKETKRPSKEMQVTIARQLGLEPTTVGNFFMNARRRSMDKWKDEDPKTVAVEEGQLSPTIGIGQRQPSDVL